The nucleotide window GGCCAGACGATCTCCCTCGAACTGGCGCTGACGGAGGCGCAGATCGAGCACGGGCTCATGGAGCGGGCGACGCTGGATGCGAATGCGGGGATGATCTTCGTGTTCAAGGACGCGGCGGTGCGCGATTTCTGGATGAAGAACTGCCTGATTCCCATCGACGTGATTTTCACGGATTCGACCGGCCGCGTCGTATCGATTCGGACCATGACCGTGCCGGACAAGGGGGATGCGCTTCCGCCGAGTTATTCGAGCTATTGGCCCGC belongs to Planctomycetota bacterium and includes:
- a CDS encoding DUF192 domain-containing protein, translating into MAHAMKLTTLALLLLLVGCKETPTAPPDKIQVTLGGQTISLELALTEAQIEHGLMERATLDANAGMIFVFKDAAVRDFWMKNCLIPIDVIFTDSTGRVVSIRTMTVPDKGDALPPSYSSYWPAQFAVELNGGRAAELGIHEGDRLDLPVDELKRLSP